caaaactataaacaaacaaaacatactcacattcatacacacaaacatataaatCACACAACAACATCATTTCAAACATCATTCAATCATCATatcaatcatcatcatccatAACGCaatcaacatcatcaacaacaaaTAATCATCATCAATCATAACAATTCAAATATCACACATcatcaatcaattaaaaaatcataattcaaataataacatcaaacatcaatattcaacatcatcaacatcattacAAATCCaatatcaaacaaacaacacataaTTTCACAATAACACATCAACATCATAttcaaatcaataaaataattcaaatttcATCAACAACATAAAaccaaataataacaaattcATACATcatcaaaaaactaaaatcataaagcaaacaaaaataatccataaataacataacataaacatatcaTACAATTTAATCATATCCTTCacaaaaaaatcattcataataTTCAAAATCAACTTCAAAAAATAACATCATATCACACACAatatcaaacaacaaacaaatacaaaaaacatcaaatattcaacacacatcaaacacaaataacaaatcACACCACATCAAATCAATACACATAATatcacaaaaacaatcaaaaattctaaaaaaccaaaacaaaaaatacataaacaaatcacAATATCAAAATCCAAACATTCAATAATTCATTAACCACAAATCACAAACAATCAatacaacatacacatacacaattcAACATCACaaaaaatccaaaacaaaacataatatcatcaaattcacaaaataattcaaaaatCAAACATAGCAAATtaccaacaaacacaaaaactatcacaaaaaaaatcaacacaaaTTCACATCACACATAAAATTCACACAAGCACAATAACACCATAAATATcatacaacaaaaataataaaatttcATCAACATACATACATCAAATATTCCATTTCATCATTCAAATACAtatacatcaaacacacacataaatcatTCACATCATTCAAACATATTCACAAAAAttcaaatatacaaacaaatacacataacACATATCAAATTcatcaaaaatatattcaacatcacaacatttcaaaaacaacaaataacacacacacaaatataatccaatcataaaaaatatatcacaaaatcaaacacaatacaaaccaaaataaaaacaacaaaacacatataatattcattcaaacatcaaaacacaacatctcaaaccacaaaagacaaaatgaaaataaatcaacacatcacaaaaacaatatcatcacaataatcaaatatcaaataaacaaacatcaatatCAAACAACACAtcatcaaaacacaaatataaatcataaataatcaATCCCCCCACATTcacaaatacaaatcaaaaaaaacattcataaaaacaaaaatacaaaacaattaactTCAAATAACATCAATACACAAATCattcaataaacaaataaaacatcacattcctcacaaaataattcacaattcaatcaatttcacacaaacacatcatatTCAATCATCAATTTCACATATAACAACAATCATACAAAAacatcacacaaacaacacaaaacaacaacaataaacatataaaaaacacaaatttcacatatcaacaaaacatcaataaaaaatatcaaaaacaaatcacaacatTCATAtcttcaaatcaaaatcaaaaataaattcacaaaacaaacaaacaaatcaatctCAATACAAAAaatttctaaaaaaaataacaaattcaATTTCACAATCAtcaacaaaatcaaaaataacaCTATATTCAACACAAATtcacaaataataacaaataaacaacaaacaaaaaaaattcaaaaaataataaaaatcaagcaacaaacaataataatatataatatatcacacATTCAATCCAAAATCACatacaataacacaacacaaacaatataaaatcacaacaaacattaacaacacaacaagaccatataacaacacaaataacatcaaaaaaaacacacatataatacaACACCATCATAttcaatatatacaatattcatAACCAATCAAATTCACAAAAATTCACAcaaaaaatcaaacaaaaaaaatcaatcacaTAAACAATCATATCATCACACATTCATATCAAAATTCAAAATAATCACAACATCCAAATCATcacaaaaaataatattcaaaaacataaaattcataacaacacaacacataaacaaattcaaatcacaacaatcacaatcaaaatatataatctataaaaaaCATCTCAAACATAACCACATTATCCCATAAaccaataataaacacaaaaaattattcatgacaagacaacatCACAAGCTACAAGGGGGAAGAGAGCGAGGgtaaaaaagggaaagaaactAGCAAACACAGGAACATAACAAAAAGAAGCACGGCAAACACAGGGACAGAAAGTGAAAAAGAGATCCACCACGAGGTGTGTACGAAGATTATTTTTGTTACTAAAGCGAACACTTATCTTGCAGTGTCTTATCATCCTATTACACCTCACTCTCTTATCTTGCAGGATGGATCATTCTACAGGACAAATGGCAATAACATAACCAATACAACAATttatcacatatatataatattttatcaaataTTACCAttatcaatatttatatttcatatatttttattatttttatttatttttatttttattttactattttattcttattatattcattacaattttatttattacatttattttttatataatattacttaatcatttttcatttttttttatcctttattatatttttttttatcatttaattcattattcttattattatttttttttttatattttcaattaacttttaaattccctttaaatatttctttttttattctcattctTTTCATACTATTTTTGGTTTATTAAAATTTCAATTAATAAATTTTTCCAATATAATTACTGACAGGACATAAATGTGGAATGCCAGTTTGTCCTGTGAATGTTCCCCTTCAAGTAAGAAGTCAGGGAAGACACTCAAGATAATGTCCTTTACTGACAAAAAAATCAACAACTCTGTTTAGAGATGGGAAGTCTGTTCTCCTGTCCGGCCGTCTGTGTTTGTCCGTGGGAAAATGATGTTTAGGGAGATCAAGTGTACATTTCCCAACATGTCAAATTGACGTATAGCAACATGTATTTGCGTTTGTATATTTACGTTTATCATCTGATGGATATACTTTTACAACATCAAGCGAAACCTATTTTGGACACGACTCACTGAATATCTTTATGATACATTTGAGGATTTAAAGAACTTAAATTGATAGTATTTTGTGCAAATTCAAGCCCATATAATTGATACTACAGTTTTCAAATGAGTGTAGAAATAACATGAGTGCATTATGTGTAGGAACATGTGTGTATGGTTCTGTGGCTGTTCATTTTACCTCATCTGGGCTGGAAGCCTGGTAGACTCTGCATGTGTCTTCATAATGCTGCTCAGCCTCGGCCTGGTCTGTCACACCGTTGGCCTCGTACACGGGCGTCACGTTGTGCACCAGGGCGATGGCCTTCACGGCCTCATGGACTCTACTGCTGATAGTCTTGCGGACCTTAGTGGCTGCTGGAGCCCTGGAGGCTGGAAGGTCATGGGTGGGCTGAAGATAATTACAGAAGGTAGTGTGATCAAAAGAAGGGCACACTACAGGAACCTGAAAAGAGTTATAACCTTTTCTAATGAGAGTCTTTCTTAGTGGTCAAGGTTTTTCTAAGAGAGATCAGCTATTGTAGCCCGTACAACTAACAGTCTATACTGTCAAAATAAACAAGCTTTATGTTACTCCTATATACATCAATACACAAGGACACACATTCAAAAAACCCATCATAAAATAGAGATTACTTTCTGGAGCTGTTTAGTGTTTAGTCTGAGAAACTAGTCGCTTTGCTAACAGCAGTTTCAATGATTGCTGCTATAGTGGCCTGTAAACATAACCAGATGTGTGAAGTAAATATGAACAATTTGCTTTTGCATTGTGAACTTGCTATTTTTAGAAGCCTGTGCGTTCCAGGGGTTAATGGTAGCATCATTTAAAAAGTCTGGTCAGTGCTTTGCTTGGAGGCTAATCCTGTTTCCTGCTTCACTAACCTCTGGTGTCAAGGGAGACAAAGGGTGTCATCTGAGGTCAGGAAGCCTTCAACCAAACAATAATCACAAACCGATAGGTTTCTTAAAACAATGCTCGTGGCTGTTTGTTTTACCCTTTCCCAAGATATTGGAATTTCaatcttttcttttatgtttgttttctatatGCTGTGAGTGATGTTCAGTCATTCGTTCCATTTGACAGACTGGTGCATGTTTTTCTTACCTGCGTGTAGGCGCTGAAAACATGACTCTGTACTTCATCCATCGAGTCCATCCCATATGCCACAGTTCCAAGATGGAGGCGCCTGAACACCATTTCATTTAGAGTTAGAGTTCCTGCGAAAGATTagattaaaggcttttaaaacatgaaatacCCCCAAAATGAAAGATTAAATTAGGAATCCTGTGCTATATGTCAGACTTCTGCATAAAGGTTGACAGCAGAACATATGAAATGGTGTTTTACATTGTGGTTgcttaattattataattttgtaAACATCACAAGCATCAATATCTGTAAaagtattttacattaaattgcatttcatttagcttttgtccaaagcaacttacaagaagtacaaacaatcatgaggatacgaACAGCGAGAATCATTCCATTACAGTACATGAGCTTCAAAGTGCAAcataaacaattattattatttttattatattttattattggcaaagttgaaacaggtgggttttcagtctgcaacggaaggtgtgaagactgtctgctgacctgttccaccattttggagccaggatagcaaacaggcaggtttcTTTCTACACAGTTACTTAAAACAGAGTTTGCATGTCACATATGGtgattgaaaaaaataatggtAAGGAAGCCACATTcactttaaatgcattttccGACAGTATATCAAAAAGACCTCAGGGGCCTCGCGCGTACATTAGCCTGACTTGCAGACCCCTCCGGCCTTATCACGCTCTGGATGGGGAAATGGCTGATCAGTTTATTGGGCATGAGGGCTATAAATCTGATGTGTAACACCTCGCGCCTGAGGAAGTGCACTGGTGGAGGTGTTGTGCTCTGAAGGTGTGTATGGATGAGAGACTTTGGgctttttttatgatttaagGGTCAAATAAGTAGCAGGTCTCCGGGAGCAGAAACCCCACCACAGAGCAAAACCCCCCAGGGAAGGAAACGACTTAACTCTGTCCTACTGGATACTTCCTTGGCAAATCCTCAGCACCATAACTCCTCATTTTAGTACTCCACATGCTGGCCTCGGTGATTCTTTGAGCCACACGACcgatgctttttaaaataaagaattttgCTTTTCACTGCCATTTCCCCGTCTAACCTGTTTTGTCAGTCAGCAGGTAGGAGATGCGTCCAAGCTGTTCAGGTATGGTGCTAGCCCTCACCACCGTCCCGGGGATCTTGGAGTCTTTCTTAATCATCCAACTGAAGACCATCTTTCCCATATCCAGATTGACACGCAAACTGCATCAAATACAAACAGTGAATGAGTGTGTTGCATTACATACAACGCAACACAGCAGATCACTTTGAAGTAGAGAATCTTAAGTCGCACCTAATGGGCACAATGTTAGAGAAGAGCAGCAAGAAGCGAAAGATCTGGAGGTACCAACGTCCAGCAAAGTGCTGGAGGGCCACCATGACCAGAGACACCACCACAAGGGCCCCGAACAGGATCTTGGTCAAACAGTTCACTTCCAAGTCGAACAAACCCACCTATCATGAGCAGCAGAGGCAGACAttatgaatgtgaaaacaaatggtctgtgtatatatatatacacacacacaatatataggTCTATATAGCAAATCAAAGTTTCAATTCAAAGTTAAACAAATTACACAATTAATGTTTTAAGAATAAATTCCTCCATCTTTTTTCAAactaaataatcaaatgttGGTCTGTGGCTCTGGTTCACACTCCTGTACCTTGTGCCTTGGGTTGGAGGTGTTCATGACACTGCGCAGCTCCTTGCCTGTGTAAATCACAACCCCCACCACCGTGCCtggagtgaaggagagaaaaaggccTTGAAAACTGCCTCAAGTCAATATAATAAAAAGGTACAACGTAAAACACAGTATGTCACGAGCATGTTTCCCAGACCTTTTCAGATGATGAATGTCATCTGGAATATAGGATGCAGACTTCCAATTGCTTAATAGCCAACATATTATAAcctaaagtggcaatagacaccttttttgatttaacttatcattatgaagttaatgttgattgcacaatacTAACGACTCCATCAGCATTTAGATTGGTTTcctataagcctcgctttcaGTATGCAATTCTGGCCGGCCAACGGGTACGAACTCACGGGGGTGAAGGCGCCGTGGAGAAGAAATTGCTGTGTGTCCTGTGCCGTGTTGCCAACAGTTTTCCAATGAAGCAACTAGCAGCACTAGCTCAAAAAAGTAACCAGAGGACATCATTTGGACGTGACAACACTGtgcattcatttgcataaataaacaaacgtaTTGGTTGCGTCAGTGTCAGGGGGAGTTGTTTTTCGCCACTTTAAGAGTcctataaaagaaaaacactttctttGCCGTTGCTTTCTTTACATGCAGCCGCCCCAGGCCTGTTTATAATTGAGCAAAATGTCTGATGGagtcattcattattatttttttaatgtgtgtgtttgattagaCAAGTCATCAGATCAGCCGTTGTGATTAAGCAGAGCTTCAGTGTCGCTCTGTGCCCTAAAGGCCAAAGCTGGTCCGGGTTACTTCCACAGAGCTGTGCACCAAGTCAGTTATTTACCAGAGGCCACAACGGTGCTGGCCCACAGGGTGTTTTCAATGCCGAGACTTTCGTTGACTGGCGGGTCTCCATCTTCCTGTAACAGTTGAGATAATAAATTGCTATGCTTGGTAGATAAGATATCTGTTAACTAACAAATATTAGGATTGGCAGGATTGTTCTCCCGAAAGGTTGCATTTAATTATCGACTCACCTCCACTTCTCACAGTGAATCTGATACATTTCAAAATCAATTTACTCATTTAACGTCTTTAGAGAATTCTGCTGCCGGTTTTATTAAATGGAGACTGTATTAATGCGTTTTGCcggatttattcatttaaaaaaaagtgtaaggGAAAATTGTGAATAGTAATGTAAGCACTCACCCTGGTGAAAGTTCCAATAAAGTTATGGATATCAATATTTGGTTCCTCTGCATACACATATGATCTGATTTGTAGAAGGTCCTGTGAGACATCGGGAAAAAACATGGTTTAGGTTGGATAAGGTCATCAAACATCATGACTGAGAATATATCACGCATATGGACAccagatatatttatattatcctTTACAGCTTATGCAGCAACAGCGTTCGCTCTATGGTACCGCATTGTACATTGCTCGAGGCTATAATTAGTAGACAAACTGCTttgacacgcacacaaaaaaataCTCCCAGACATCTTTGATGTACATGAATATGGcggttatttctttattatcttGTCCTGAGGCACATATTGCTATCGCAGCCACCGGGAGCTCAAAGAGCAGGTGATGCCAGAAGCTGCACAGGTGCTGAAAGTAGCAGTTCAGGGTTGAACTCCAGCCAGGCCTGCAACTAACGATCACGgttattttattgattaatctgctgattattattttgattaatcAGTGATAGGTGTGTccataaaatgtgtaaaaattgTTAAAgatcacaatttcccagagaCAAAATTCACATCCTTAATGCGTCTTGTTTCGTCTgaccaatatatatatttaggatTATAAACAAGTAACCGATTATCAAAATGGAGTAACAAATGGTTTCAGTTCTGGATCAATATATCAGCCATCTCTAGCCTTTCACTACATATCAAATCAACAGCAATGCCAACCACCTCTGATAAGAAGGAGGTTTTGTAACAATAGTTTGTAAACATCTATCATTAAATGTCACAATCCTTAACAGATTCTTTTTCTGTCAGCAATCACATGTATTCAGCAGTTCTTATTTCACAAAATGCAAAGCACAGAGTTCAACATTCAATTTTGTCCTGAACCTTTCTACCTCTCTCCATCTTTATTTCATGACTCACGGCAGCAGTGGGCAGTCTCTGTGTGCAGGCCACTGGGAGGCGTAGTTTCCAGTCCGTCTCTCCATCCAGCTGGTCAGTCCTCAGGAAACAGGAGCCTGGGAAGGAGAGGACAAGAGCCACTGATGCCAGAAGGAAACACATTCACCCCTAGGGGGCAACAATAGATTGGCTTTAagttaaaggggggggggggggggggggcatcacACTCTATTCTCCATAGTTGCATTGATTGTACAAATCACTACATTCATATTTCAATAGATACTGAAGGCTACTGCCAGCTGGCTTCTGGATTTATGTGTTCTAATACACGTTGTTTTTTAAGTTCCTAGGTTTGAATGaatacatgaaataaaacaatcaagCGAGTCACAAATGAATAGCAGCAAGTTGTGTGAATGGAACAAAGCTGCATATCAATGTTGGGATAGAGTTGGAGGCATTCACCAAAGCCCATCCCCCCACTGGCTTACATGCGTCATCCTTCCCAAAAGTCCCAGTCCTGGTCTAGGCTCTTCATAATTGACCTAATGGCCTCCACATGGAATAGAGATAACCAAGCAGCACTATTTCCAGTAAAGCtaagctgttgtttttcttcctccagcAGGAAGGCTCAACAACAACATGCATCTCGCTTTACTTACAGAGACACATTTGGGTTTCTGGaagcagaaaataaaacctATGCTGTGCTTTGCAGGTTGTCATTTTGAATGGACTTAgatgtattttgtatatgtgcaaataaaacaagtgcAATGCAATTCTCCAAGTTCTTGTTATCACAAATCTTGTTCTAATCCATATTTGATTATTCAGATGAAGCATCCTTCTCTCATGactcctgttttctctttgcATTTCATCTTTGAGTGTCCCTGGATTTTCCTTGTCATTATCTTCTCATTTGAAAGACAAAACTAGTCATGGAAGATGAAGAAAGGACAATGTTTTGTCTACAGTGCCCACTACACTGCACTTTTGAGTGATAGTGACACTGGACTCAATTTCAATTTAGACATTGTAGGGCTTCCTGTCCTGGCTCAGGGCTAATCCCTGCACCTCAGCGCCTTTTTAAACAAGTCATTTCCCCAGCCAGCAAGCCTGTTGTGGAGATCTGGATGAATGACCAGCAGATGTTTACCATTTCTTTCAGAGGTCCTTAAAAAGATCATGTCAGCAGGAACACGCTGGTTCTACAAAGAaaggcagaaagaaaaacatcactTTAACATCACTTCCTGATCCTGCACttttcctcctccatcctctgctCTTTAACTGTAGACAAGTAAGACGTTTAGCTTTTCATGTGCCACATTACCAACAGCCAGTCAGTCAAAATAATAAGCCCTGCAGCAAATCATCCTGCCGTGGCCTGAACAGGACCCTGACCAGGTTTTACACTCTGCCTGACCTGGTCCCTCCACGACACCAGACAAATTCTCCTTTCAATTCATCCGGACAGCTCCCCCAAAAATTGAACCGCGCATGGATTTATTGCTAAGTGGTCGATATTAAAAGtccaataaaaatgtaatatgacTCTTCAAAAGCAGGTTAAATAAGAAATTCCAAAGCATCCTTTTTGTCGCCTACTGGTTTCCCCACTGCTGATTCTGAATGGTAACTCTGAATCACTCATATTAGTGATTTGTGCAGGACAACATGTGGGACTTTTCCTTCTGCTGctttcaaatgtgttgttttatttgactgttgcctctgtgtttagtgtcccgtctgtaactttgtatggtactgttagcatctgatcaggtctctcttgagaatgagaccatgtgtctcaatgagattttacctgtataaataaaaggctaaatcaaattaaaaaatgagaTTCAGAAAGAAGCCCTCACAAGACAGGACTCacttttcatgtttcatgtacaAAGACCTCAGAGAACACAACAGATTCCCCCGAAAAACTCAAACCAAATTGGATATTTTGAACaactaaacatttaaagatgCCAAAACATATATCAATAAATAGTACTTAATTGAATTTGTGTTTGAGGTCTAATTACAGCTATTTCAGATTCACGTGTGCTATGTATGCATTGAGTTTGACAGGCGGAGGCTCAGCATTGATCACAAGATTAGAAAATCTTTACTAACTCCTTTCACCTCAGTCACCAGTGGAGCACAGAAGATTAACAACCCCCTCATTATTCGCCGTCATATAAATGGGAACTTCACGGTTCCAAAAAGCAAAACTATTCACAGATGTGGAAGAAACAATCTTTAACAAACCTTTTCCACGATTATAAGATCTCCAACTTGAATGCCGCTGCTTTTCACCTTCACTGTGCCTGAAATGCAGAACAATGTTGAATGTTAATCTAGTGTTTAGTAACTTTGTATGTCATTTGATGCGTTACGTATGCCAGTCATTTATACAGTTCAAATTCACCAATTATGTAGTTAAAAGTTTttcattaaatatgaaacacacacagttctcccgtgtttgcttttaattaaatgtgatttcagAACATGAACGTCTTCTTTGGGTGAACTGTTGTCCTGCATGCCTCAGTTGTCCCAGTGAATTTGGGAAAGTAATTTTGTGTGCAGATTGGAAAGAATGCTGGGGGAGTTGAGCCTTTTCTCTCATTCCACTTGGAATGAACAGGCAAAATTGTTTGGAAAAGATCACTGACCCTTGACCTCTGTCGTGACCTCTGGGCTTTGCATATGCAAGACATTAAAGCACATTAATATTGCTATGCATTCAGCGTCACGGGACTTCACATTAGTACTCTGCGGCActaattgaaaaaaaaacattttacagattttcagaaacaaaatgtgacgaaatatattctaaaataaaagatgaagctttgattcattcacttttttttgtgttgctaAACACTCGTTCAGAGgtgcaacattacatttatttaacggattagtcgatcaacagacTTTAATCGCTTTTAATATTTtgagcaaaaatgccaaacattcacATGTtccagcttctgaaatgtgaagatttgttgcttttcttttttcagtaaactgaatatatttgctTCTTGGACTGTtgatagaataaaaaaaagttaatttgaataaatgtcCTTGAGCAGTTATTTTATAGACAaatcgattaattgattaatcaacaaaagttaaacataatttcAACCACTTTCTTCCTAGTGTAGAAAACAACACACCAAGCGCTGACACCATAACTTTTCTATAAACCGCAAGATACGCACGGGGGCCGCTATCATGGAGGCAACCAGTCATTGTGTTTATGGGTAAAACAAGCTGCCACATCAAAGGGGCAAAGTGATGGAAACCACAAGAGGTCTCCTGCTTTTTATTGCTGGTAGCACTTTATACCAAGGCCTCTTATGTACACTTTTACATCTCTGCTTTGAATTACCCACCATTTCCCCTAGCCCCAGTAAGTTTTAATAGGACCAACCTCCTACAGTTAATAGACGGTGATGCTAAGAAATAAGCAACATGGTTCAGATATCAACAGAGCCAAAACATAAGCAATGTTGTCCTCCAATCCTTACCTCTCGTTGAAAGCTTGCTGTAAATCTGAGAGTTCAC
This window of the Cottoperca gobio chromosome 7, fCotGob3.1, whole genome shotgun sequence genome carries:
- the atp9a gene encoding probable phospholipid-transporting ATPase IIA; amino-acid sequence: MTDNIPLQPVRRPKRNDSKHRNGCCPWSRCCGMGDFRPRTVWLGHPEKREQRYPRNVINNQKYNFFTFLPAVLFNQFKYFFNLYFLLLACSQFIKELRLGALYTYWVPLGLVLAITIMREAVEEIRCYLRDKEVNSQIYSKLSTRGTVKVKSSGIQVGDLIIVEKNQRVPADMIFLRTSERNGSCFLRTDQLDGETDWKLRLPVACTQRLPTAADLLQIRSYVYAEEPNIDIHNFIGTFTREDGDPPVNESLGIENTLWASTVVASGTVVGVVIYTGKELRSVMNTSNPRHKVGLFDLEVNCLTKILFGALVVVSLVMVALQHFAGRWYLQIFRFLLLFSNIVPISLRVNLDMGKMVFSWMIKKDSKIPGTVVRASTIPEQLGRISYLLTDKTGTLTLNEMVFRRLHLGTVAYGMDSMDEVQSHVFSAYTQPTHDLPASRAPAATKVRKTISSRVHEAVKAIALVHNVTPVYEANGVTDQAEAEQHYEDTCRVYQASSPDEVSLVQWTESVGLTLVGRDQSSMQLRTPTGQILNFTILQIFPFTYESKRMGIIVRVSAKIL